In Patescibacteria group bacterium, the genomic stretch CCAACCTTCGCACAGGATACTCTCTCAGCTACCGGCGTATCTGATGGTAAGCTCCTCCGATTCAAGGTCACTGCTGACTCTAAGGGTTCAGTAAGCATCAACAAGTTCACCTTGACTGTTGCTACTACCTCAGGTGTCTCAGTATCAGGAATCAACGTCTTCGGATACGAAGATGCTGCATACTCACAGGCAGTTTCAGGTGTTCAGGGAAGCGGTGCGCTTGCGTACAGCAACCAGTCTCCTGCAACTAACTCGTCATCTGTGCAGTTGGAGTTCTTTGCTGAAACCTCAGCAAACGCTTCTACCACATTGGTTGTCCCAGCAGGTACTACTCGATACTTCGAAGTCCGAGCGACAAGCATCACTGGTTTGACCACTGGTTCTTCAGTCACTTCGACTCTCGTTGGCGACAGTACTTACCCAGCTCTCGCTTCTTTGATGGGAACATCAACAGGAATTGAGAACCAGGCTAACACTGCAGACAACTTCATCTGGTCACCAAACGCGACCACGACTTCAGGTTTGAACCACACAGACTGGACAAACGGTTACAACGTCCCAGGCTTGCCTTCAAGCGGAATCGTACAGTCACGAAGCATCTAAGTCGGCTTTAGTTCGCGAGTCAGCCTCACGGTTGACTAACGGATAGCTTACGCAAAACCTCGCTCGCAAGAGCGGGGTTTTTGCGTTTCTGGGAAAGCCAGCATATAATGTCTCCATGAATACAAAGAAGATCTGCGGTTTGGTTGGGGCCCTGTTGTTGATTGTTGTGACGATTTTTCTCATCATCAATCGTGACCGTTCGATAAAAAGCCTAGTTGGCTTGGTCGCATCGGATGATATTGAATTGCAAGGAGGAAAGATCGAGTTGGAGGGGATCGATGATTCTCCGATCGTTGTTCCTGATATTCGTCACACGACAGTCTTTAGTGTGTCGGTGATTCCGGAGGCGAAGGTCATCATGGTGCAAAATATTGCCGACCTGCAGGAGAAGCTCGGGAAAGACGCGAAAGATTTCAATACCTGGAATAGCTTGGCGCAGTATTATCAAGCGGCAGGGGACTATGTTACTGCTCGCGAGGTGTGGGAGTATCTTGGCCGAGTCTTTCCGACAAATCATGTTGCTTACGGTAACCTCGGCTTTTTGTATGGCTACTACCTGAAAGATGCGCCCCTCGCCGAGAAAAATTACCTGAAGGCGATCGAGAATGCACCAGAGCAGGTCTTCCTCTACTTCCAGACTGCCGAGTTTTACCGAGATGTGGTGAAGAGTCCGGCAAAGGCTCTTGAGATCGCACAGAAGGGACTTGCAAAGAATCCAGGCAGTGCCGAGTTGAAGCAGTTCGTGCAAACGCTAAAATAATTCGTGTCGACCGCTTTATCTATCACCATGCTCAAATATTTCGACCATACCTTCTTCAAAATCGTCTCCAGCTTTGTGGGGATTTTGGCGATGAGCTTGGCGTTGTTCGCTTTGGCTGGGACATATCGCGAAAGCCAGTTGGCAGTACCGGCGGAGCATCAGCGGTCTGCGGAACAATCGACTCGTTAGGATTTCATTATTTCTTGAGTATTTCCTCACTGATTTTTTATCAAAAATTAGGGGTTTCTTGAGCCTTTTTTAGCAGTTTCTCTATCACTGGATTGCTAGGATGTATGGATGAGAAAGAAGTCATCCCACAAAGCACTCCTCGCTGTTTCCTTCGCGATTCTTTGTTTTCCTGTACTGTTGTGGCGCGACAGTGTCCATGTAGTGACGAAGAGTATTGTTGTTCCGCACTCGCCGCTACTCGCTCCGGCTTCTTCGCCGGTCGCGACAACTTCGGATGACGTGACCGTATTGCATGGCGGCAGTTCGGCAAAGCTCTATTTGCCGGGCATGCCGATAGTTTCAGAACATTTGGGGGTTGCGGCCTCATCTGCTGTACCGTCACCGCAGGTCGGACTAGCCGCATCAGCAATTCTAGCCACTTCCTCCCAGAAGAGCATCATCGCTAATCCTGCCGCGACTCCGCTTTCCATCGGTTCGTTTGCTGCCACGCCAGGTTTTGGTGGCGGTGGAGCCGGCAGCACAGAAGGAGGCTCCAGCGGGCTTGGTAGTGGAGGGGGTAGCAGCAGTGCGTCCGGTCGAGATTTTGATGACGAGACGTGTCCGCTCGTGAGCGTGTCTAACCCTCCACAACCATGAGAGTATCCACGATCTCGCCAATGTTCTTTTCAGGCCTTCGTTGCTTTGTCTTCGTCGCCGTGACGACGCTTTTCTTGTTGCCTAGGTGCGTTGGCGCTGAGACACAAGTGCCTTCAGAGTTGAACCAAGACACCACGTGGACCAAGGATGGGAGTCCGTACTATGTGTCCGGCTTCGTATCCGTGCGGCCGAGCGTCAATCTATCGATCGAGCCTGGCGTGAGTGTGGTATTTGCCGACAACGCTCATCTTCAGGTGTTGCAGAGCACGCTTTCAATTGTTGGCACCGAAGCTGAGCCGGTTATCTTCACTGGCTCAGCCACCTCTTCTTCGTGGGCGCTCGATGTCATTGGTCCGCTGGCTTCATCGACCAAAAGTCTCGTCGCTTCGCACGTCCGTTTCGAAAATGCCTCGCAAGGGCTATATCTGCAGTCTGCCGAGGCGGCGGTCAGCGATGCTGAGTTTGCCGGCGGTCAGGACGGTATTTACATTTCCAGCTCCACATTAGCCGTGTCGAATAGCCGGCTTTTTGGCATGAGCAACTCCGCTATTTCTATCGACGAGCACAGTACGTTGACGATCGCTTCGACCTCGATCACCGATCTCTCACGAGCCGGTATCACAGTGAACTCTGCTTCTCATCTGGCGATACGGAATGTGCGGATGGAGAGGTTGGGCCGCCAGTCGGCTGTCGGTATTTACAACAGCACAGCGACTATTGAACAGTCTTTATTCACCGATGGTCGCGCTTCGGCCGTCGAGGTGTACGGAGATGCTCAGCGCGGTGAATCGCAAGTGTCGATCCATCAATCCACGCTCAGCGATTTTGGTGACCAAGCTGTGTATAACGGTGGTCAATCAGTCGTCTCCGCAGAGCGAAACTGGTGGGGGAGCAAAGCCGGGCCACAAGATGCTACCTACGGCCAAGTCTCCGTAGTCCCGTGGCTTCTACGTCCTCCCGGCGAGCAAGGCGACTCAAGTGTCGTCTTCATTCCCGGCATTCAGGCGAGTCGTCTGGTGAAAGACGGCAATCAACTATGGGAGCCAAATCGCAATGCCGATGTCGAAAAGCTGTATCTCGATAGTGCCGGCAAGGCCCTTGTTTCCGGTGTTCATACGAGCGAGATTATTGATTCCGTGAATTCGGTCGGGGCTGGGCCGAATATCTACAAGAGCTTCATCCAATCCCTAGACTCCTTCGTGACCAAGGGGCAGATGCGCGAATGGTCACCGCTCCCGTACGATTGGCGTTTCTCCGCGTCAGCTGCAGCGAGCGAAACGGCGATTGAAGAATTGATGCGCGTGGCGAGCACTTCTTTTACGGGCAAGGTGAGTCTCGTGGCTCATAGCAATGGCGGTATGGTGGCGAGGCATCTTTTAAATCGCCTTGCGGAGCGACAGTTGGATATCGTCGACAAAGTGATTTTCATCGCCACACCGCAGCTCGGCACACCCCAGGCGATCGCTTCAGTGCTGCATGGGGATGGGCTACAATTCGCCGCTGGCCTTGTTTTGAAGCAGTCGGTGGGCCGCCGGCTCGCACAGTATTCTCCCGGTGCCTTGGGGCTGTTGCCAACACAGGGATACTTTGATGTTGCCGGATTATCGCCAATCATCCGCTTTTCCTCGACAACCGATCTGGTGAGTATGAATTTCTTTCAGGCATATGGCGACCATCTCGATTCCGCTTCTCGTCTTGCAGATTTCCTGTCGGCCACGATCGACAAAAGGACCCCTCCGGATATGGTGAACGTCGATATCCCCTCAGTGATTGATTGGTCTCTCTTGGCGTCTTCGAGCCTCCTGTTTAGCCTACAGTATCCGCCGGCCGAAGTCTCGGTCATTGGCGGGTGGGGACTGGACACATTGTCGGCCATTGAATATTCAGGGCGTCGCCGTTGTGCGGTGCCAACCTTCTCAAAACAAATCTTTTCGCTGTGCGAGCTCCGGACCACGCTCCAGCGCGAGCCATCATGGACGCGGCTTGGCGACAAGACGGTGGTGTTGGCGAGCGCGCTGGGGACGCCTGAGCTACTGTCGCCCTCGCCAGACCGAACATATTTCGCAGATCTGTCCGGATACAATGGTCAGCGGTTCCGTGTGTCTCGAAATCACGCTGATGTGTTAGAGGTACCACAGGTGCGAACACTTGTTGCATCTATTTTGCACACCCCAGCCGATTCTGGTGAGTCCGTTGCGGCACTGCCGGAATATATTGCAACTTCGTCGCCGTCCTCCACTACTTTGCCCAAACAAATCCGCATCAGCGTACATTCCCCAGTCACACTCGACCTGTATGATGAAGCAGGGAATCATACGGGTGTGACCGACCAAGGCGCTACCGTCTTCGGAGATTTGAGTGCCACATCTTCGCCATCCATTTCGTATGAGGAGTCTGTGCCTGGCAGTCAGTATTATCACTTTGGCGAAGCAAAATACCTCTCGTTCTCTGAGCCGGCGCCGCTGGCTACTGGCCACGTCGCCACCACTTCTCGTGTTGTACAGATACGCTCTGTCGGCGCCGGCCTGCTCACGATCGATGTCGAATATGTCGATGGCGACACGGTGACAGACAAAACATCTTTTTCCGATATCTCCGTCACACCATTGACCAATATTTCTGCCGACGTGACCTTGCCGCTCCAAAGTTTCAGCACTCTTGCTCAGGCGTTCTCCCTGCAGACAAGTGCAGCGACTTCGACCGCCACCTCAACAGCGACCACGACTGTCCGCCAGCTCGTGCCCGATCAGGCATTTGATCCAGTCGAGTATCTTTCCTCGGTGCGTCAGGTGATTCGTGAGATCTGCATGAGTCAGCGGCTTCGCCTCGAATTGTTGGCAAGGTTGAATGCGTACGTCAGCCTCTTTGAAAGAGGCGAAGTGCCCGCCGCCCAGGCCCAGATCAGAGAGATGGTTATCGTTTCCGATCCGGATAGCCAGCACCTGCTGAATACTTCGGAAGAGCGAGGGTCATATATCTCCGCGGTCGAAGCAATGTTGTCCAA encodes the following:
- a CDS encoding right-handed parallel beta-helix repeat-containing protein; amino-acid sequence: MRVSTISPMFFSGLRCFVFVAVTTLFLLPRCVGAETQVPSELNQDTTWTKDGSPYYVSGFVSVRPSVNLSIEPGVSVVFADNAHLQVLQSTLSIVGTEAEPVIFTGSATSSSWALDVIGPLASSTKSLVASHVRFENASQGLYLQSAEAAVSDAEFAGGQDGIYISSSTLAVSNSRLFGMSNSAISIDEHSTLTIASTSITDLSRAGITVNSASHLAIRNVRMERLGRQSAVGIYNSTATIEQSLFTDGRASAVEVYGDAQRGESQVSIHQSTLSDFGDQAVYNGGQSVVSAERNWWGSKAGPQDATYGQVSVVPWLLRPPGEQGDSSVVFIPGIQASRLVKDGNQLWEPNRNADVEKLYLDSAGKALVSGVHTSEIIDSVNSVGAGPNIYKSFIQSLDSFVTKGQMREWSPLPYDWRFSASAAASETAIEELMRVASTSFTGKVSLVAHSNGGMVARHLLNRLAERQLDIVDKVIFIATPQLGTPQAIASVLHGDGLQFAAGLVLKQSVGRRLAQYSPGALGLLPTQGYFDVAGLSPIIRFSSTTDLVSMNFFQAYGDHLDSASRLADFLSATIDKRTPPDMVNVDIPSVIDWSLLASSSLLFSLQYPPAEVSVIGGWGLDTLSAIEYSGRRRCAVPTFSKQIFSLCELRTTLQREPSWTRLGDKTVVLASALGTPELLSPSPDRTYFADLSGYNGQRFRVSRNHADVLEVPQVRTLVASILHTPADSGESVAALPEYIATSSPSSTTLPKQIRISVHSPVTLDLYDEAGNHTGVTDQGATVFGDLSATSSPSISYEESVPGSQYYHFGEAKYLSFSEPAPLATGHVATTSRVVQIRSVGAGLLTIDVEYVDGDTVTDKTSFSDISVTPLTNISADVTLPLQSFSTLAQAFSLQTSAATSTATSTATTTVRQLVPDQAFDPVEYLSSVRQVIREICMSQRLRLELLARLNAYVSLFERGEVPAAQAQIREMVIVSDPDSQHLLNTSEERGSYISAVEAMLSKIAGLSGNR